In Sciurus carolinensis chromosome 13, mSciCar1.2, whole genome shotgun sequence, a genomic segment contains:
- the Ppm1b gene encoding protein phosphatase 1B isoform X2 — protein sequence MGAFLDKPKTEKHNAHGAGNGLRYGLSSMQGWRVEMEDAHTAVVGIPHGLEDWSFFAVYDGHAGSRVANYCSTHLLEHITTNEDFRAAGKSGSALAPSVENVKNGIRTGFLKIDEYMRNFSDLRNGMDRSGSTAVGVMISPTHIYFINCGDSRAVLYRNGQVCFSTQDHKPCNPREKERIQNAGGSVMIQRVNGSLAVSRALGDYDYKCVDGKGPTEQLVSPEPEVYEILRAEEDEFIILACDGIWDVMSNEELCEFVKSRLEVSDDLENVCNWVVDTCLHKGSRDNMSIVLVCFSNAPKVSDEAVRKDSELDKHLESRVEEIMEKSGEEGMPDLAHVMRILSAENIPNLPPGGGLAGKRNIIEAVYSRLNPHRESDGGAGDLEDSW from the exons ATGGGTGCATTTTTGGATAAACCCAAAACTGAAAAACATAATGCTCATGGTGCTGGGAATGGTTTACGTTATGGCCTGAGCAGCATGCAGGGATGGAGAGTGGAGATGGAAGATGCACACACAGCTGTCGTAGGTATTCCTCATGGCTTGGAAGACTGGTCATTTTTTGCAGTTTATGATGGTCATGCTGGATCCCGAGTGGCAAATTACTGTTCAACACATTTGTTAGAACACATCACTACTAACGAAGACTTCAGGGCAGCTGGCAAATCAGGATCAGCTCTTGCGCCTTCAGTGGAAAATGTCAAAAATGGTATCAGAACTGGCTTTTTGAAAATTGATGAATATATGCGTAACTTTTCAGACCTCAGAAACGGGATGGACAGGAGTGGTTCAACTGCAGTGGGAGTTATGATCTCACCTACACATATCTACTTTATCAACTGTGGCGATTCCCGTGCTGTTCTGTATAGGAATGGACAAGTCTGCTTTTCTACCCAGGATCACAAACCTTGTAATCCAAGGGAAAAGGAGCGAATCCAAAATGCAGGAGGCAGTGTGATGATACAGCGTGTTAACGGTTCATTAGCAGTGTCTCGTGCTCTGGGGGACTATGATTACAAGTGTGTTGATGGCAAAGGCCCAACAGAACAACTTGTTTCTCCAGAGCCTGAGGTTTATGAAATTTTAAGAGCAGAAGAGGATGAATTTATCATCTTGGCTTGTGATGGGATCTGGGATGTTATGAGTAATGAGGAGCTCTGTGAATTTGTTAAATCTAGGCTTGAGGTGTCTGATGACCTGGAAAATGTGTGCAATTGGGTAGTGGACACTTGTTTACATAAG GGAAGTCGAGATAACATGAGTATTGTATTAGTTTGCTTTTCAAATGCCCCCAAGGTCTCAGACGAAGCAGTGAGAAAAGATTCAGAGTTGGATAAGCACTTGGAATCACGGGTTGAAG AAATTATGGAAAAGTCTGGTGAGGAAGGAATGCCTGATCTTGCCCATGTCATGCGCATTTTGTCtgcagaaaatatcccaaatttaCCTCCTGGAGGAGGTCTTGCTGGCAA gcgcAATATTATTGAAGCTGTTTATAGTAGACTGAATCCACATAGAGAAAGTGATGgg